From one Coffea eugenioides isolate CCC68of chromosome 11, Ceug_1.0, whole genome shotgun sequence genomic stretch:
- the LOC113753665 gene encoding 40S ribosomal protein S19-1 produces the protein MATARTVKDVSPHDFVKAYSAHLRRSGRMELPQWVDIVKTGTLKELAPYDPDWYYIRAASMARKIYLRQGLGVGAFRRIYGGSKRNGSRPPHFGKSSGSVARHILQQLQKMNIVDMDPKGGRRITSSGQRDLDQVAGRIVVAP, from the exons ATGGCGACTGCGAGGACTGTGAAAGACGTCTCTCCTCATGACTTCGTCAAGGCTTATTCTGCCCACCTCAGGCGATCTGGAAGG ATGGAACTTCCACAATGGGTTGATATTGTGAAAACTGGTACACTCAAGGAACTTGCTCCGTATGACCCAGATTGGTACTACATCAGAGCCG CTTCCATGGctagaaaaatttatttgagGCAAGGCCTTGGAGTTGGTGCTTTCAGGAGGATTTATGGTGGGAGCAAGAGGAATGGAAGCCGTCCTCCTCATTTTGGTAAAAGCAGCGGGAGTGTTGCTCGCCACATTCTTCAGCAGCTGCAGAAGATGAATATTGTTGATATGGACCCAAAAGG TGGAAGAAGAATCACGTCCAGTGGACAAAGAGATCTTGACCAAGTAGCTGGCCGCATTGTTGTAGCACCTTGA
- the LOC113753141 gene encoding sister chromatid cohesion protein SCC2, producing MARPPTSGTGGIPRGISLSNSLHSEVAPCLPLPSLPVFCGALDQELRLFDELHSAASRSVNRIDVVSQAGKIAQLLSNTDVSYLSIRGDVSSQPQGFVGHHDLYDEVLRYNSQAFDYISPGPTNEPIPSGNLAESKPCEQNLRDQVHRDNAGIGSNQHDVAGILKHQQGYDMSNDAINHSRKPKVRKKGKDSILSSSTVPDAIEQQDAAIGCFSELLEGICCRSEIFSDDRDEAEWLPLTVGDLKTVVNEIISIRAKRILHLVPIDILSRFLRVLDHQIHRAEGLSINGSEHSDSDVMTSIYVALESIHAALAIMAHTGMAKQLYKEEIIERIVEFSRHQIMDIMSACDPAYRALHKPNDIGAPDDDEDEEIEGDYGSASKKRRTTRNLKLRKSNPNKASAVVNSILQKLCTIVGFLEDLLSIERLSDSCILQLIRTSFTTFLVDNIHLLQLKAISFISGIFHTYTQHRAYVMDEALQVLLKLPFSKRVPRTYHLPDEEQKQIQIITALLIQLIHCSANLPEVLRQSSSVPSLEVSLDTNYPTKCHEAITESCCLFWSRVLQRLTGSKNQDSSELKIMIENLVVDLLVTLNLPEYPGSAPILEVLCVLLLQNAGPKSKDISARSMAIDLLGTIASRLKHDAVRCRKEKFWIVHQLTSGESSFVSSACCVCLNARNEKQLFACQGCQRLYHVDCIGVGRNEVSTPSFYCQICICKKQLLVLKSYSESQSKDDEKKGHKLSGMSSDNFEVTNLEIVQQMLLNYLQDASSVDVHLFIRWFYICIWYKDDPSAQQKFYYYLSRLRSKAILRDSSTVSTFLARDTVKKIALALGQDNSFSRGFEKILQVLLASLRENSPVIRAKAMRAVSIIVEADPEVLRDKLVQTAVEGRFCDSAISVREAALELVGRHIASHPDVGLQYFEKVAERIKDTGVSVRKRAIRIIRDMCTSNPNFAEFTTACIDIISRVNDEESSIQELVCKTFYEFWFEEPSGTQSHHFKDGSSVPLEVAKKTEQIVEMLRRVRSYQLLVVVIKRNLVLDFFPQSAKAVGINPVSLASVRRRCEQMCKCLLEKILLVTEMSSEEGDVRMLPYVLLLHAFCVVDPMLCAPASDPSLFVVTLQPYLKSQTDTRVAAQLLESIIFVIDSVLPMLRKLPPSVVEELEQDLKQMIVRHSFLTVVHACIKCLCCVSKVMGKGAHVVELLIQFFYKRLDALGLDNKEQVGRSLFCLGLLIRYGSSLLTASASSYKNIDVISSLNLFKKYLQAEDFIIKARALQALGYVLIARPECMLEKDVGKILEATLSSSTDARLKMQSLQNMYEYLLDAESQMGADKAGNMEDIGSTDDGHGVPVAAGAGDTNICGGIVQLYWDMILGRCLDVNEQVRQSALKIVEVVLRQGLVHPITCVPYLIALETDPQEANAKLANHLLMNMNEKYPAFFESRLGDGLQLSFVFMRCLNQNSSAHLDPKAVSKLSGNLKGKPDASPFAYARLGISRIYKLIRGNRVSRNKFMASIVRKFDMPSWNDSVIPFLIYCTEILSLLPFTLPDEPLYLIYTINRVIQVRAGILEANMKAFLHLLRGENQEIDGNGIIRPDPSTLAHESNVSEQIPEDLDGQSPSRYASKDLGMPDITTGNSHGISGGDLQKIQADCLAAGALQLLLKLKRHLKIVYSLDDARCQAFSPNEPPKPGDFLSRQNMPFNISDVTIDPPSNYEDLLQRYQEFKNALKEDTVDYSTYTANIKRKRPPPRRGGRSGRTMGGDDEDDENDEDWGSAMRRLSNSGRRAYNSRSRQRM from the exons ATGGCGCGTCCTCCAACTTCTGGTACTGGCGGTATTCCTCGGGGCATCAGTCTTTCCAACTCACTCCACTCGGAAGTCGCTCCATGCTTGCCTCTTCCGTCCCTTCCTGTTTTCTGTGGCGCGCTTGATCAGGAGCTCCGGCTGTTCGATGAGTTGCACAGTGCCGCTTCGAGATCAGTCAATCGAATTGACGTTGTTAGCCAAGCTGGCAAGATTGCTCAACTGCTTAGCAATACTGACGTGTCTTACTT GAGTATTAGAGGTGATGTGTCTTCCCAACCCCAGGGATTTGTCGGACATCATGACCTCTATGATGAAGTTTTGAGATATAATTCTCAGGCATTTGACTACATTTCTCCAG GTCCTACAAATGAGCCAATCCCCAGCGGTAACTTGGCTGAATCAAAACCTTGTGAGCAGAACTTACGTGATCAGGTGCATAGAGACAATGCAGGAATTGGGAGTAACCAACATGATGTGGCAGGAATTCTTAAGCATCAGCAGGGTTATGATATGTCTAAT GATGCTATTAATCATTCTAGAAAACCAAAAGTCAGGAAGAAAGGCAAAGACAGCATTCTGTCCTCATCAACTGTTCCGGATGCTATTGAGCAGCAAG ATGCTGCCATTGGATGCTTCTCTGAATTGTTGGAGGGCATTTGTTGTAGATCAGAGATTTTTAGCGATGACCGGGATGAAGCAGAATGGTTACCGTTAACTGTTGGTGATCTTAAAACGGTTGTCAATGAAATTATTTCCATCCGAGCAAAGAGAATACTACATTTGGTTCCCATAGATATTCTGTCAAGATTCTTAAGGGTTTTAGATCATCAGATTCATCGAGCAGAAGGTTTATCGATTAATGGCTCTGAACAT TCAGACTCAGATGTGATGACGTCCATTTATGTTGCTTTGGAATCCATTCATGCAGCTTTGGCAATTATGGCTCATACTGGCATGGCTAAGCAACTTTATAAGGAAGAG ATCATTGAAAGGATTGTGGAGTTCTCTAGGCATCAGATCATGGATATTATGTCAGCTTGTGATCCAGCATATCGTGCTTTGCATAAACCAAATGATATTGGCGCTCCTGATG atgatgaagatgaagaaattgaagggGACTATGGTTCAGCTAGTAAGAAACGGCGAACTACTAGGAATCTTAAACTCAGAAAGTCAAATCCAAAcaa GGCATCTGCTGTGGTGAATAGTATACTCCAGAAGCTTTGTACCATTGTTGGCTTTCTTGAGGATTTGCTGTCTATAGAGCGCCTGTCAGACAGTTGTATTCTCCAGCTCATCAGGACTAGTTTCACAACATTTCTAGTGGACAATATCCATCTTTTGCAGCTTAAAGCAATCAGTTTTATTAGTGGG ATATTTCATACGTACACACAGCATCGTGCTTATGTGATGGATGAAGCACTACAGGTTCTTCTAAAGTTACCATTCTCAAAGCGTGTACCCCGGACTTATCATCTCCCCGATGAAGAGCAAAAGCAGATTCAGATCATTACTGCTCTGTTAATTCAATTAATTCACTGTAGTGCTAACCTTCCTGAGGTGTTAAGGCAATCAAGTAGCGTTCCTTCTCTGGAGGTCTCTTTAGACACCAATTATCCTACTAAATGTCATGAGGCAATTACAGAATCCTGCTGTCTTTTCTGGAGTCGAGTTCTTCAGAGGCTTACTGGGTCAAAGAACCAGGATTCATCGGAGTTGAAGATAATGATTGAGAATCTTGTAGTTGATTTGCTTGTCACTTTGAATCTCCCCGAGTATCCTGGTTCTGCGCCAATTTTGGAG GTCCTTTGCGTCCTCCTCCTCCAGAATGCTGGACCAAAATCTAAGGATATTTCTGCTCGTTCAATGGCCATTGACCTCCTTGGCACCATTGCCTCTAGGTTGAAACATGATGCTGTTCGTTGCAGGAAGGAGAAATTTTGGATAGTTCATCAGTTAACAAGCGGTGAAAGCAGCTTTGTAAGTTCTGCATGTTGTGTTTGTTTGAATGCGAGGAATGAAAAACAACTATTTGCATGTCAAGGTTGCCAGAGACTGTATCATGTTGACTGTATTGGAGTTGGACGAAATGAAGTTTCTACTCCCAGTTTCTATTGTCAAATCTGTATTTGCAAAAAGCAACTTCTTGTTTTAAAATCATACTCTGAGTCGCAGAGCAAGGATGATGAGAAAAAGGGTCATAAACTTTCTGGAATGTCTTCCGACAATTTTGAGGTCAcaaatttggagattgttcaacAAATGCTCCTAAATTACCTACAGGATGCCAGTTCTGTTGATGTGCATCTCTTCATCCGGTG GTTCTACATCTGTATATGGTACAAAGATGACCCAAGTGCTCAACAGAAGTTCTACTATTACCTTTCAAGATTGAGATCCAAAGCAATTCTGCGAGACTCTAGTACTGTTTCAACATTTTTGGCAAGAGATACGGTGAAGAAGATAGCTTTGGCATTGGGACAGGATAATTCTTTCTCCCGAGGATTTGAGAAGATTCTTCAAGTGCTTCTG GCAAGCCTCAGGGAAAACTCTCCAGTGATTCGTGCCAAGGCAATGCGAGCG GTCAGTATAATTGTTGAAGCTGATCCAGAGGTCTTGCGTGATAAGCTTGTTCAAACTGCCGTTGAAGGAAGGTTTTGTGATTCTGCTATCTCAGTTAGAGAAGCAGCACTTGAACTTGTTGGTAGGCATATTGCTTCGCATCCTGATGTTGGTTTACAG TATTTTGAAAAGGTAGCAGAAAGAATAAAGGATACTGGAGTAAGTGTGCGAAAACGTGCGATCAGGATCATAAGGGATATGTGCACTTCAAATCCAAATTTCGCAGAATTCACAACTGCTTGCATAGATATTATCTCCCGTGTGAATGATGAAGAATCCAGCATACAG GAGCTAGTTTGCAAGACATTTTATGAGTTTTGGTTTGAAGAACCATCTGGTACGCAAAGTCATCATTTTAAAGATGGAAGTTCTGTTCCATTAGAAGTAGCTAAGAAGACAGAGCAGATTGTTGAGATGCTGAGAAGAGTGCGCAGTTACCAACTCCTTGTAGTTGTCATTAAGCGTAACTTAGTCCTTGATTTTTTTCCACAATCAGCTAAGGCTGTCGGGATCAACCCTGTCTCACTTGCTTCGGTGCGTCGGCGATGTGAGCAAATGTGCAAGTGCCTGTTGGAGAAAATATTACTG GTAACAGAAATGAGTAGTGAGGAAGGAGATGTTCGCATGCTCCCGTATGTGCTACTCTTACATGCCTTTTGTGTTGTAGATCCTATGCTATGTGCACCAGCATCTGACCCTTCTCTGTTTGTGGTCACTCTGCAGCCATATTTGAAATCTCAG ACTGACACTCGAGTTGCTGCCCAGCTATTGGAGAGTATAATCTTTGTAATAGACTCCGTCTTGCCCATGCTTCGTAAACTTCCACCAAGCGTTGTTGAAGAACTTGAACAAGATTTAAAGCAAATGATTGTCCGCCATTCTTTCTTGACTGTTGTTCATGCTTGCATCAA GTGCCTGTGCTGTGTGAGCAAAGTAATGGGGAAAGGTGCACATGTAGTCGAATTACTTATACAGTTTTTTTATAAACGTCTGGATGCATTGGGGCTCGACAACAAGGAG CAAGTAGGACGTTCTCTTTTCTGTCTTGGATTGCTGATACGATATGGGAGCTCGTTGCTTACTGCATCTGCTTCCAGCTACAAAAATATAGATGTCATTAGCAGCTTGAATTTGTTTAAAAAGTATCTCCAGGCTGAGGACTTCATTATTAAGGCTAGAGCACTGCAG GCTTTAGGATATGTTTTAATTGCTCGGCCTGAATGCATGCTAGAAAAGGACGTTGGGAAAATTTTAGAGGCAACACTTTCTTCTAGTACTGATGCTCGTCTCAAG ATGCAATCATTGCAAAATATGTATGAGTATCTTCTGGATGCGGAAAGTCAAATGGGAGCTGATAAAGCTGGTAACATGGAGGATATTGGCTCAACTGATGATGGCCACGGTGTTCCTGTAGCTGCAGGTGCTGGTGATACTAACATTTGTGGTGGTATAGTTCAGTTGTATTGGGATATGATCTTAGGAAGGTGTCTGGATGTGAATGAACAAGTGCGTCAATCTGCTTTAAAG ATTGTGGAAGTGGTTCTGCGTCAAGGTCTGGTGCATCCTATTACTTGCGTACCCTACCTCATAGCACTTGAAACAGATCCTCAGGAGGCAAATGCTAAGCTGGCTAATCATTTGTTGATGAATATGAATGAGAA GTACCCAGCTTTTTTTGAAAGCCGTTTAGGAGATGGTCTTCAATTGTCATTTGTGTTTATGCGGTGCTTGAATCAAAATTCTTCTGCCCATTTAGACCCAAAAGCTGTGTCAAAACTCTCTGGTAATCTTAAAGGAAAACCTGATGCTAGCCCCTTTGCTTATGCGAGGCTTGGGATTTCTCGAATCTACAAGCTCATCCGTGGTAATCGTGTGTCCAGAAACAAGTTTATGGCCTCAATTGTTCGGAAATTTGACATGCCAAGCTGGAATGATTCTGTCATCCCTTTCTTAAT ATATTGCACGGAAATTCTGTCATTGCTCCCTTTTACATTGCCTGATGAGCCTCTTTATCTCATCTATACTATAAATCGAGTTATACAAGTTAGAGCTGGAATACTTGAAGCAAACATGAAAGCATTTTTGCATTTGTTAAGAGGAGAAAACCAGGAAATTGATGGAAACGGAATTATTCGGCCTGATCCTTCCACACTAGCTCATGAAAGCAATGTGAGTGAGCAAATACCTGAAGATTTAGATGGGCAAAGTCCATCTAGGTATGCATCGAAGGATTTGGGAATGCCTGATATCACCACAGGCAACTCTCATGGTATATCTGGAGGTGATCTGCAGAAGATCCAG GCAGATTGTCTCGCTGCTGGTGCACTGCAGTTActtttgaagctcaagaggCACCTCAAGATTGTATACAGCCTAGACGATGCCCGTTGCCAA GCATTTTCTCCAAATGAACCCCCAAAACCAGGGGACTTTCTCTCGAGACAGAATATGCCCTTCAACATCAGTGATGTTACCATTGATCCACCTAGCAATTATGAGGACTTGTTACAGAGATACCAG GAATTCAAGAATGCATTGAAGGAAGATACTGTTGACTATTCAACTTATACAGCAAATATTAAGAGGAAACGCCCGCCTCCCAGAAGAGGTGGGAGGTCTGGACGTACAATGGGTggagatgatgaagatgatgaaaaCGATGAAGATTGGGGAAGTGCAATGAGACGGCTAAGTAACAGTGGCAGAAGAGCGTACAACAGCAGAAGTAGGCAGCGGATGTAA
- the LOC113753821 gene encoding 4-coumarate--CoA ligase-like 1: MGSTGIQSLHPEEHVFRSRYPPVQIPSDLTLPDFVLQNAELYSEKVAFVDAATGKGYTYAEVARDIRRFAKALRSIGLRKGCVVVVVLPNIIEYAIIALGIMSAGGVFSGANPASHASEIKKQVESAEAKLIITDASTYKKVNDLGLSVIVVGEEEHIEGTMKWDELLEAADRASSGSNNETVQQSDLCALPFSSGTTGLSKGVMLTHRNMVANLCSSLFSVGPEMIGQVTILGLIPFYHIYGLTGICCATIRNKGKVVVMPKYELRAFMDALITHEVTFAPIVPPIILGLVKNPIVDEFDLTKLKLRSIMTAAAPLAPEILNEFEKKFPGIVVQEAYGMTEHSCITISHGDPSKGHGIAKRNSVGFILPNLEVKFVDPETGRSLPKNTPGEICVRSQCVMKGYYKNEHETALTIDKDGWLHTGDVGYIDDDGDVFVVDRIKELIKYKGFQVAPAELEGVLLTHPSVEDAAVVGLPDKEAGEIPSAWVVISPGAKENEEDIIKHVAANVAHYKKVRRLQFVDAIPKSPSGKIMRRLIKEKMAEI, encoded by the exons ATGGGTAGTACTGGTATTCAAAGCTTGCATCCAGAAGAGCATGTTTTCAGAAGTCGATATCCACCAGTTCAAATTCCCAGCGACCTGACTCTGCCAGATTTTGTGCTCCAGAATGCGGAGTTGTACTCAGAAAAGGTGGCATTTGTGGATGCAGCCACCGGAAAAGGATACACTTATGCTGAAGTTGCAAGAGACATCAGGAGGTTTGCCAAGGCCTTACGGTCAATTGGCTTGAGGAAAGGATGCGTCGTGGTGGTAGTGCTGCCAAATATCATAGAATATGCCATTATTGCTTTAGGGATCATGTCCGCTGGAGGAGTATTTTCTGGTGCAAACCCAGCCTCCCATGCATCAGAGATTAAGAAGCAAGTTGAATCAGCTGAAGCTAAACTTATCATCACTGATGCATCAACCTACAAAAAG GTAAACGATTTGGGGCTTTCAGTCATAGTTGTAGGAGAGGAAGAGCACATCGAGGGAACCATGAAGTGGGATGAATTACTTGAAGCTGCAGATCGTGCCAGCTCCGGAAGCAATAACGAAACGGTGCAACAATCTGACCTTTGCGCCCTTCCATTCTCATCTGGCACGACCGGATTGTCAAAAGGTGTAATGCTTACCCATCGGAATATGGTCGCCAATCTCTGCTCATCATTGTTCAGCGTGGGACCTGAAATGATTGGCCAGGTCACTATACTCGGTCTAATACCCTTTTACCATATTTACGGTCTCACCGGAATTTGTTGTGCTACGATCAGAAACAAGGGGAAAGTCGTGGTAATGCCCAAGTATGAACTTCGAGCTTTTATGGACGCATTGATTACCCATGAAGTCACGTTTGCACCCATTGTGCCGCCAATCATTCTCGGGTTGGTGAAGAACCCTATAGTCGATGAATTTGATCTTACTAAACTCAAGCTTAGGTCCATCATGACGGCAGCAGCTCCCCTTGCCCCAGAAATTCTCAACGAGTTTGAGAAGAAGTTCCCTGGTATTGTGGTACAAGAG GCGTATGGGATGACAGAGCACAGCTGCATAACAATTAGCCACGGAGACCCAAGTAAAGGCCATGGAATTGCCAAGAGAAACTCTGTGGGATTCATCCTTCCAAATTTGGAAGTGAAGTTTGTTGATCCTGAGACGGGGAGATCTTTACCCAAGAACACCCCCGGTGAGATTTGTGTTCGAAGCCAATGTGTGATGAAAG gttaCTACAAGAATGAACATGAAACCGCCCTTACAATTGACAAAGATGGGTGGCTTCATACCGGTGACGTTGGATACATTGATGATGATGGGGATGTATTCGTGGTGGATCGGATAAAAGAATTGATCAAGTACAAAGGATTCCAG GTTGCTCCTGCTGAATTAGAGGGAGTCCTCCTCACTCATCCATCCGTTGAAGATGCTGCTGTGGTGGG GCTGCCTGACAAGGAAGCTGGGGAAATTCCTAGTGCGTGGGTGGTGATAAGCCCAGgagcaaaagaaaatgaagaggaCATTATCAAGCATGTCGCAGCTAACGTGGCACACTACAAGAAAGTGAGAAGACTGCAGTTCGTGGACGCGATTCCTAAATCTCCTTCAGGAAAGATAATGAGAAGGCTCATCAAGGAGAAGATGGCAGAAATTTAA
- the LOC113751490 gene encoding probable mitochondrial-processing peptidase subunit beta, mitochondrial — protein sequence MAIRRLLTLARRSQRTTTKHLRPFSTSSAAVAPASPSSTPSNFSPPPPTAMIYDRLAENVKSKLKQLEQPDSRFLKYSSPHPARVDHTPVLAAPLTRVTTLPNGLRIATESNLACPTATVGVWIDAGSRFESDETNGTAHFLEHMIFKGTERRAARELEEEIENMGGHLNAYTSREQTTYYAKVLEKDVPRAMDILADILQNSKFEESKITRERDVILREMQEVEGQTEEVIFDHLHATAFQHTSLARTILGPADNIMTITKQHLKDYISTHYSAPRTVIAASGAVKHEEIVDLVKKLFTKLSPTGSTTTELIAKDPAIFTGSEVRMIDDDIPLAQFAVAFEGASWTDPDSIALMVMQSMLGSWSKSAGGGKHMGSDLAQRVGINEIAESLMAFNSNYKDSGLFGVYAVAKPDCLDDLAYAIMYEISKLSYRVSEEDVVRAQNQLKSSLLLHLDGTSPVAEDIGRQLLTYGRRIPYPELFARIDAIDANTIKRVANRFISDKDIAISALGPIQGLPDYNWFRRRTYWLRY from the exons ATGGCGATCCGCCGCCTCCTTACCCTGGCTCGTCGATCTCAACGAACCACCACCAAGCACCTCCGCCCCTTCTCGACTTCCTCCGCCGCTGTCGCCCCCGCCTCTCCTTCTTCAACTCCATCAAATTTCTCCCCGCCTCCCCCGACGGCCATGATCTACGACCGGTTAGCCGAGAACGTCAAAAGCAAACTCAAACAGCTAGAACAACCCGATTCGCGCTTCCTCAAGTACAGCTCGCCCCACCCGGCTCGGGTCGACCATACCCCCGTCCTCGCCGCTCCCCTCACCCGCGTCACCACTCTCCCAAACGGCCTCCGCATTGCTACCGAGTCCAATCTCGCCTGCCCTACGGCCACCGTCGGTGTCTGGATCGACGCAGGGTCCCGGTTCGAGTCCGATGAGACTAACGGAACTGCTCACTTCCTCGAGCACATGATCTTTAAGGGCACTGAGAGGCGGGCCGCCAGGGAATTGGAGGAAGAGATTGAGAATATGGGTGGACATCTAAATGCTTACACTTCCAGAGAGCAGACTACATATTATGCTAAGGTTCTGGAAAAGGATGTGCCCAGGGCTATGGATATACTGGCTGATATTCTTCAAAATTCGAAGTTTGAGGAGAGTAAAATCACCCGGGAACGAGATGTTATCCTCAGGGAAATGCAGGAG GTGGAAGGTCAAACTGAGGAAGTCATATTTGACCACCTACATGCTACTGCATTCCAACACACATCTCTGGCTAGGACAATACTTGGACCTGCAGATAACATCATGACAATCACGAAACAGCACCTAAAGGACTACATATCTACTCATTACTCTGCTCCCAGAACA GTAATTGCCGCCTCTGGAGCTGTTAAGCATGAGGAAATTGTGGATCTAGTAAAGAAATTATTCACGAAGTTGTCTCCTACTGGAAGTACAACTACTGAATTAATTGCTAAAGACCCAGCTATCTTTACTGGTTCCGAA gTGAGGATGATTGACGACGACATTCCACTTGCCCAATTTGCAGTTGCTTTTGAAGGGGCTTCTTGGACGGATCCTGATTCCATTGCGTTAATGGTCATGCAGTCGATGTTAGGATCTTGGAGTAAGAGCGCTGGTGGTGGGAAGCATATGGG CTCTGATCTTGCCCAGAGGGTTGGCATCAACGAGATAGCAGAAAGCTTGATGGCTTTCAACAGCAACTATAAGGATTCTGGTCTATTTGGTGTCTATGCTGTTGCAAAG CCCGATTGCTTGGATGATTTAGCTTATGCAATTATGTACGAGATTAGCAAGCTGTCTTATCGGGTGTCAGAGGAGGATGTTGTACGTGCTCAGAACCAG TTGAAATCTTCTCTACTACTACACTTGGATGGAACAAGTCCGGTAGCTGAAGATATTGGCCGTCAG TTGCTTACATATGGCAGAAGGATCCCGTATCCTGAGTTGTTTGCCAGGATTGATGCTATAGATGCCAACACTATCAAGCGTGTGGCGAACAGATTTATATCTGACAAG GATATTGCAATATCTGCTCTTGGACCAATCCAGGGTTTACCTGACTACAACTGGTTCAGACGCAGGACCTATTGGCTCCGTTATTAG